DNA sequence from the Pseudoduganella plicata genome:
ACGCAGGGGCGCATCGTCGGCAACTTCTTCACGGCGAACCTGGAGACGGTGCGCCAGGTGTTCGAGGCGGTGCCGTGGGTACGCCGCGCAACGGTGCGGCGCGAATGGCCCGACCAGTTGATCGTGGAAGTGGAAGAGCACGAGGCGCTGGGGACGTGGGGCGAGGATGGCCGCCTGCTGTCGGTCAAGGGCGATGTGTTTACCGCCAACCTGGCCGAGGCGGAAGAGGACCAGCGCGAGGATCATCAGCTGCCCCAGTTCTCGGGACCGGAGGGCAGCGAGAAGGAAGTGCTGACGCGCTACACGGAGCTGCGCAAGTGGTTCGCACCCGTGCAGCTGGCGCCGCAGGGACTGGCGCTGTCGACCCGCTACGCGTGGACGGTGACGCTCGACAACGGCATGAGCGTGGCGCTGGGGCGCGAGCAGACGCCGACGACGCTGAAGGAGCGCGTGCAGCGCCTGGTGGGCATCTGGCCGCAGCTGGCCAGCCGCGTGCAGAACATCGAGAACATCGACATGCGCTACCAGAACGGTCTGGCGCTGTCCGCGACAGGATTGAAGATACCGGCCGAGAAGCCGCACAGGTAGCTGTAAAAACTATCAGTGACAAACAACAGAAGCAGCAGTAACGACGACGAAAAGAACAGCAGGCAAAACAGATGACAAAAGACGCGAAAAACCTGATCGTCGGCCTCGACATCGGCACCTC
Encoded proteins:
- a CDS encoding cell division protein FtsQ/DivIB, with the protein product MWHDAKALNATASGIFAVVVGACVATGVWWLAHRPVFDLRTIRVESMDRGELRHVNLLTLKNGTQGRIVGNFFTANLETVRQVFEAVPWVRRATVRREWPDQLIVEVEEHEALGTWGEDGRLLSVKGDVFTANLAEAEEDQREDHQLPQFSGPEGSEKEVLTRYTELRKWFAPVQLAPQGLALSTRYAWTVTLDNGMSVALGREQTPTTLKERVQRLVGIWPQLASRVQNIENIDMRYQNGLALSATGLKIPAEKPHR